The following are encoded together in the Culex pipiens pallens isolate TS chromosome 1, TS_CPP_V2, whole genome shotgun sequence genome:
- the LOC120432283 gene encoding fibrinogen C domain-containing protein 1-B-like, with the protein MSVIIRLFLVSFLCTGISAAEGCFGYELLVERLENLENRLTNLLATSQDVVNGKINELSKNIAAGNLRISAGSVKIQNATDEKFSTITSKINDQNSRLEKIESMGKAVVKMLEQSHSGIETKHSRLTERLTTLETTGDAILSRQRSAESRINELTAGISTLGNQSRQILKNHNDLVVASCDMPTISGIYRLQKPNMNVFCDAVDAGGRWLYIQRRISDDVIDFERNWFNYVSGFGKIGALSSFWLGLEALHQLTSSANYELLIGIKNEHNVFREARYSEFKVSGANDGYRLTVGGYSGTAGDMLHNNAKFSTFDRDNDSSSTKNCAKDFHSGWWFDNCRNSNLNGPYQKASNGYGIEWGSWADAAKFSKMMIRRK; encoded by the exons ATGTCGGTTATAATTCGGCTATTTTTGGTGAGTTTTCTGTGCACCGGTATAAGTGCGGCCGAAGGATGCTTCGGGTACGAATTGCTGGTAGAGAGACTGGAAAACTTGGAAAATAG ACTTACGAATTTGCTAGCCACGAGTCAAGACGTCGTCAATGGAAAGATAAACGAATTAAGTAAAAACATTGCAGCGGGTAATTTGAG GATTTCGGCCGGTTcggttaaaattcaaaatgcaaccGATGAAAAATTCAGTACAATCACGTCAAaaataaatgatcaaaattcaAG ACTGGAGAAGATCGAATCGATGGGCAAAGCTGTGGTCAAAATGCTGGAGCAAAGTCACAGCGGGATCGAGACTAAACATTCACG TTTGACAGAACGACTGACGACACTGGAAACAACCGGGGACGCCATTTTGTCGCGGCAAAGATCGGCGGAAAGCAGAATCAACGAGCTCACTGCGGGCATTTCCACGTTGGGCAACCAATCGCG ACAAATTCTCAAGAATCACAACGATTTGGTGGTTGCTTCATGTGACATGCCTACAATATCCGGAATTTACCGGTTGCAAAAACCAAACATGAACGTATTTTGCGATGCGGTGGATGCTGGAGGACGTTGGCTGTACATCCAGCGACGAATCAGTGATGATGTTATTGATTTCGAACGCAATTGGTTCAATTATGTGTCGGGATTTGGCAAGATTGGCGCATTATCAAGTTTTTGGCTTGGGTTGGAAGCCCTCCACCAGCTTACAAGCAGTGCAAATTACGAGCTTTTAATCGGCATTAAAAATGAACACAACGTATTCCGGGAGGCTCGCTATTCTGAATTTAAGGTGTCTGGAGCAAACGACGGCTACCGACTGACGGTTGGAGGTTACTCTGGAACGGCAGGTGACATGCTTCACAACAACgcgaaattttcaacattcgatCGAGATAACGATTCGAGCAGCACTAAAAACTGCGCAAAAGATTTTCACAGTGGGTGGTGGTTTGACAATTGTAGAAATAG TAATCTCAACGGACCCTACCAGAAAGCAAGCAACGGGTACGGCATCGAATGGGGATCCTGGGCTGACGCAGCTAAATTCAGCAAAATGATGATTCGTCGAAAGTGA